The following is a genomic window from Prevotella sp. E13-17.
ATATTGTCAATTTCGGAATATCCCTTCGACTTAGCCAGTTCAACGAGCGACTTACCAATCTTGCAGAGATAAGCATACCGTTTGCCATCGAGACTTGCATTCTGCTTGGGAACCTTTTCTATCCCTAAAGCGAGAAAAGCCGTCAGCGATTTTCGGTTCCACAACAGATACTCATCAGGATTGAACTTGTTCAGCAGTTCGCTCATAATGGCAGGGCCAATACCTTTGATTTTACTGCGGAAGTCGTCCCAGCGTTTCTCTATGGAATGTTTGCTCCAGAACAACTCTGTCAGCTGCTCACGGATTAACTCCATTCCGTTGCTTTCCACAATGTTGTCGATATAATACTTCTTGTTGCCCCATATTCGCATAGCCCAAAGTGGAGCAATCAGCTCATAGAATTCTTCTTCCGTAAGCTTGGCAAATCTTTCCTTCGAATAGGCTTGCATATCTTCGCACATAGCACGACGTTCGGTGAAGTCCTGCTCAACCTGCTTTTTGTTCTCTTTCGCCCACTTCTGATACTTCTTGAGCGTATCCAAATATAGTTTCTCGTTCATATCGTTAGGTATTTAGTTCGAATTTATAACATTGTCAATAATTGTACGCAATTGTTGGTTATTGAGTTGATCCCTAAAGTTGACATTTAACTCAGGATAGTCCTCACGAAGCTGATTAAAAAACTTCTCGGCACAGCTAATTTTCTTCTTCTCAACGTCTCGTAAATGTGCAGGCACATCAACACCTTTGGTCTCGACAATGATATTCAGTTCCTTAGTGCCATCTGTCTTCTTTACCATATACATAAAGTCAGGGCTATACGAGTCGTTTGTAATCGTTGGAATAGCAATACTCTTACGTGGAATCTTTCCAAACACGATGACCTCGTCAATATCAGAGGTCCTAAGATTTGTCTGCTCCAATTCACTGTCGTATGTGTATGCATCGTAGAGGTATCTGTCAGCCACTCTTGCACTATCCAGATGATTGCCAATGTAACTCTGCACGATGTCTTCATACAACTTGCCGTTCTCGTCAGTAAGCCTTGTACGCTTTACGTCATAAGCTGTCTGCTTATATTTAAACTGACTCATGGAGTTTTCTATCTTCCAATTCGTGATATTGCTGATGATACGAGCCAGCGACTGATCGTTAATCATATCTTGTGAAAAGGTCGGCTTTGTACCAATACCCTCACACATTGCCTTGTGAAGCGTACGGATAGGTACGCTTGTGGCACGATTGATTCGCTTTAGGAATTCGCTATAAGGCATACGGTTTCCTGTTGTCTGATATGAAACGCCCGTATCTTGAACGTAGGCCATTTTTCCATCGTCAGTTTCCACTATCTCTCTTTGACTGGTAATGATGCTCTGTGCGAACACACCATCGCTGAACAGCATTGGTAGTGCTTTCTCCAATTCTTTCTCCAGCAAGGGGTCGAAGAAGATGATATACCTCTTATTGATCTTCATCCAAAGGTCGCGCAGACGGTCGAACACCTGCGGACGAATCTTAATTTTATTGGTATTCTTCTTATTACGGTCAATCACTTTCGACTTGGGTAATCCTGTATTAGCAAACTCTGGGTATTGATTATACAACTCACCCAACATATCACCATTTACTGTTCCCTGCAAATCTTTTATGAAGCCCTTTTGAGCCAGTTCCATCATCAACTGGAACTGATCCACACCTCGTTTCTCTGCTACCCGTTGAATCAGCTCCATAGGAATCTTATCCGTGATAGCTACTTGCTGCGACTGGCCGTTTATTTCAGCAACCAGTTTGGCTGCAAAGTCTGCTTCGTCGAAATCTACAATATAGTTCAGCAGGAATTCTTCGCTGCTGCGATTACCATATTCATCAACTGGCAGGCGCAATCCACGACCAACTTCTTGCAACTTACTAATTTCGCTACCACTGGAACGTAGCTTGCAAATGGTAAACACATTGGGATTATCCCATCCTTCCTTCAGCGTCCACTTTGAGAATATAAAACGACGTACGTTCCAACTACCATCTTCGTTCTTGAACGACAACAGTTGTTTCTTATCGTGCAGAATCTCCTTCACTTGCTGAGCTATCTCCTCGTCGCTGTTTTGGTTATCCTCTGCAAAATAACCTCCATGACAAGCATGAGGGTCTTTCAGCGTTGCCTCCAAGTATGCCTTATAATCGTCTGAGCAAGGTTTGCTAAGTTCTATCTTAATGCGTTCTTTCAGAAGCGACTCAAACTTCTCTGCCAACCAACCGTTTTCCTCTCCCTCTCCACGATACGAACGAATGCTATCGATAAAGAACAGGGCCAGTGTCTTCATGCGCTGAGGACGCTCAAAATTCAAACGCTCCGTTTCGAAATGCCGCTGAATAGCCAACTTCACCATTTCCTCCTGATACGACTGGGCATAGACAGACGGACTGAAGTGTTCGCTGGTATGGAACTGCTTGCCATTAGAAAGTGTCACCAAACCTTTCTCTACCGCAGCCACGCTGACGTTCTGCATCTCTGGTGCCAAAGTGATAGGGTCATCAGCTTGCAGCACCTCCGTTCGATTGCCATATTGCAACGTCACCTTGCGTTCGCGCTCATTAATCTCTTTGATGATAACACGTTCGCGCTGCTGTCCCTGCAACTCAAAATGCTCCTTGGCAACGCCTTTAATCAGATTCTGCGAAAAAGCCTCGCAGGCATTCAGGTCGTAGAGCAGATTCAGATAGTCTTTCGTTACAAGTTTATTCTTACCACGCCCTACGGTTATCTCAGGAAATGTGGCACCATAGCGCAGTATCAGTTGCGGCTTCAACTCATTTAGAATTTGCGTGTAGGCCGACTGGGTGCGGTTAAAGCGGTGAGGTTCGTCAATGATGACAACAGGATGTGTAGCCCTCAATGCATCGAATGGACGATAGAAGCCCAACACACCAAAGTCGTAATCGTTGCGTTTCAATATCTGTGCATTCGTCAGCAGAGCCATGTTCAGCAACAGTACATATATCTTATTGCGCTGTTGGCAAGAACCTTCCACGAAGTTGCGCACCACACCAGGGAAATACCGCTTACCTTTCTTCGTCTTTGCAGCCTCCAATACGCCAACTTCCAGGTCACAATCATAACCACAGGCGTTCTTGAAGTGATGCTGCACATACAGGTCGCTCAGAAATTGCTCTGCGCCTGCCTTGATAGGCAGCGAGGGCACACAGACGATGAATTTATTCAGGCGATAGCGCTGGTGCAACTCAAAAATGGTCTTGGTATAAACATACGTCTTACCTGTACCCGTCTCCATCTTGATATCAAGATTCAGAGGGGCGCCCTCTTCTGGTTCCTGCAACTTCTGAGGCTGATTTGGCAGCAGTTGTTTCTTCACCTCAAAGATAGGTGCACTAAGCTGATAGCGGTTCGACCACGACATTAGCGGATTGGCATAAAAGTCTTTTGGCGACTGCCAATTCACTTCCTTTAGTGCGTCACCTACAGCCTCTACAGGCAATTGCTGGTGCCGCAAATTGTTTTGTAATATCAGTTCCATATCCCCTTAGTAACGCACGTCGATAATGATGTTCTTATCCTTCACCAGATTGATGGTTGGCTTGTTCTTCTCAAGCATATCCTTAGCATTGTGGCCGAAACTATAGCCAAACAGCACGATGCAGTCGGGATTAAACGCAGGATCACTCTGATAGCGATCTACCAACGCTGTCATAGCATCTTCCGTAAAGTCAGCATCCGTCAGATAGAGATGGCGTCCGCAGAGCGTTGCGTGATATTTGTCTAGCACGACATCCTGTGTTTTAGCACCCAATCCGTAACCATCATTAACAAGCCATGTTTCCAATACTGTATCACGTCCAAACATATTCAGCGTATCGTCAGTACTCAGAATAACGTTGGGGTCAAAGGTTTCCAGCTTGTCGAGTGTATTCTGAGGCACTTCCTCCAGCGTGTAATGCTTAAAGCCCAAGTCGCCTGCAAACAGCGGATTCTCTTCCTTGATTTTCTTCGCAGCACGCTTAATGCGCTCCATGCCGATTTCATCGATGGTGCGGTAGCCTGCTTTGTATGCTGCTTTTGTACTGCTTATTTTTTCAGGTAACTGAACAAGAATAAACTTTCTTGATCCTTCATCAGCAGCATTTAAATTCATAATAGCATGTGCAGTAGAACTGGACCCACCAAAAAAATCTACAACGGTAAAGTCCTTTCCGTCTACGAGGCTAATTAAGTATTCCAACATCGAAACATTTTTAGGATTGTTAAACAATCCACTCTTCTCCATTATTTCATTTAAGGTTGTAGTTCCATCGTTGGTAGAAAACTCAATAATACTCTTTGAATTAGATATGGTTTCTTTTATATATTTAAGTGTTCCATCTTTTTCAAAAACGTCATCTTCTGAAATAAACGTTCTTTTAACGATAGTATATGAATCAGAGCCCGACAATTTCTTAACCATTAACTCTGGAGAATCTTTAGCTCTATCCATCTCCCATGTCCATGCGCCCAAATTACCTCTAACTCTAGGTGGACGTATCGCAATATAACCAGCATTGATAAGATCTAAATTGTCTGCATATACAACAGACTCATCATTTGACGTTTTTGCAAGTTCTTTGTCATAGTCTTCCAAGACCTTGACATCTTTTGTCTCTGGATGATAATAAAAGGTATATCCTAAATTTTCACGGCTATTCAAAGTTCCACCTTCTCCTCGTGTCGTAATTGGGTCATTCAGATAAAAGTACTTATCTCCTTCTTTGAATACTGTCTTTTCTGCAAAAGACTGTCTACCTAAAGTTGCAGATAGTTTCCCACCTTTGACAACCTGGGATCTCCTATAACAATATATAAACTCATGATTCTTTTGAATATTTAAAGTATCATTTTTAGAGTTTAATTTATTTTGAATAATTGGTCCAATACCATTTTCTTCTCCAAACAAATAGTCGCATAACAGTTTTAAGTTTGCCTGCTCATTATCGTCAATGGAGATAAAGATTACGCCATCTTTTGACAGCAAGTCGCGAGCCAACTGGAGGCGAGGCATCATAAACGTCAACCAAGCAGCGTGGCTGGCACGATGGCCACTTGTCATTGCAATAATCTTCTCGGCCTCGTCAGGGCTGATGCTCAACTTTTTCTCTAACTCCTCTGCCGTAAACTTGAACTTGTCGTTATACACAAAACCGTCAGTTCCTGTGTTGTAAGGCGGGTCGATATAGATGCACTTCACCTGACCGGCATAGCTCTTAGTAAGATGATGCAGCGCATCGAGGTTATCGCCACTGATATAGATATTCTCGCTGTTGGCGTTCTCAGGCTTCGCGTTGTGCT
Proteins encoded in this region:
- a CDS encoding type III restriction-modification system endonuclease, which codes for MELILQNNLRHQQLPVEAVGDALKEVNWQSPKDFYANPLMSWSNRYQLSAPIFEVKKQLLPNQPQKLQEPEEGAPLNLDIKMETGTGKTYVYTKTIFELHQRYRLNKFIVCVPSLPIKAGAEQFLSDLYVQHHFKNACGYDCDLEVGVLEAAKTKKGKRYFPGVVRNFVEGSCQQRNKIYVLLLNMALLTNAQILKRNDYDFGVLGFYRPFDALRATHPVVIIDEPHRFNRTQSAYTQILNELKPQLILRYGATFPEITVGRGKNKLVTKDYLNLLYDLNACEAFSQNLIKGVAKEHFELQGQQRERVIIKEINERERKVTLQYGNRTEVLQADDPITLAPEMQNVSVAAVEKGLVTLSNGKQFHTSEHFSPSVYAQSYQEEMVKLAIQRHFETERLNFERPQRMKTLALFFIDSIRSYRGEGEENGWLAEKFESLLKERIKIELSKPCSDDYKAYLEATLKDPHACHGGYFAEDNQNSDEEIAQQVKEILHDKKQLLSFKNEDGSWNVRRFIFSKWTLKEGWDNPNVFTICKLRSSGSEISKLQEVGRGLRLPVDEYGNRSSEEFLLNYIVDFDEADFAAKLVAEINGQSQQVAITDKIPMELIQRVAEKRGVDQFQLMMELAQKGFIKDLQGTVNGDMLGELYNQYPEFANTGLPKSKVIDRNKKNTNKIKIRPQVFDRLRDLWMKINKRYIIFFDPLLEKELEKALPMLFSDGVFAQSIITSQREIVETDDGKMAYVQDTGVSYQTTGNRMPYSEFLKRINRATSVPIRTLHKAMCEGIGTKPTFSQDMINDQSLARIISNITNWKIENSMSQFKYKQTAYDVKRTRLTDENGKLYEDIVQSYIGNHLDSARVADRYLYDAYTYDSELEQTNLRTSDIDEVIVFGKIPRKSIAIPTITNDSYSPDFMYMVKKTDGTKELNIIVETKGVDVPAHLRDVEKKKISCAEKFFNQLREDYPELNVNFRDQLNNQQLRTIIDNVINSN
- a CDS encoding site-specific DNA-methyltransferase — protein: MIQHIINKNETASPVSREMAGLKEYFPQCFNSQGEFDIDKFREAIQPQVDVTREGRSYDFLGKSYARMLSSLDTTTVIRPDTEHNAKPENANSENIYISGDNLDALHHLTKSYAGQVKCIYIDPPYNTGTDGFVYNDKFKFTAEELEKKLSISPDEAEKIIAMTSGHRASHAAWLTFMMPRLQLARDLLSKDGVIFISIDDNEQANLKLLCDYLFGEENGIGPIIQNKLNSKNDTLNIQKNHEFIYCYRRSQVVKGGKLSATLGRQSFAEKTVFKEGDKYFYLNDPITTRGEGGTLNSRENLGYTFYYHPETKDVKVLEDYDKELAKTSNDESVVYADNLDLINAGYIAIRPPRVRGNLGAWTWEMDRAKDSPELMVKKLSGSDSYTIVKRTFISEDDVFEKDGTLKYIKETISNSKSIIEFSTNDGTTTLNEIMEKSGLFNNPKNVSMLEYLISLVDGKDFTVVDFFGGSSSTAHAIMNLNAADEGSRKFILVQLPEKISSTKAAYKAGYRTIDEIGMERIKRAAKKIKEENPLFAGDLGFKHYTLEEVPQNTLDKLETFDPNVILSTDDTLNMFGRDTVLETWLVNDGYGLGAKTQDVVLDKYHATLCGRHLYLTDADFTEDAMTALVDRYQSDPAFNPDCIVLFGYSFGHNAKDMLEKNKPTINLVKDKNIIIDVRY